In Alkalihalobacterium alkalinitrilicum, a genomic segment contains:
- a CDS encoding cyclase family protein: MNLSNWGRWGKEDEIGALNFISPEKIVEAARLIQKGKVYSLTMPIHMNQTPYDGSMRMPPFHVLTRDGGDYAAGAKKPGGFQFSDGYVFLNTHGATHMDALSHVWYDQQLYNGYSEDSVKSKGAKHCGIEKVKGITTRAVLLDLPTFKGVEHLEGGEVITPEMLDECAASQGIKVKPGDMVFIRTGWLKMLDKDPQLFEHSEPGIGEACVQWIYEKEIIGIATDNLAVEVKPEERKDAVLPVHMKALRDLGVYFMELFNFEELAKDQVYECMFVAAPLSITGAVGSPINPLAIV, translated from the coding sequence ATGAATTTATCAAATTGGGGACGCTGGGGTAAAGAAGATGAAATAGGCGCATTAAACTTTATTTCTCCTGAAAAAATTGTGGAAGCAGCAAGGTTAATTCAAAAAGGAAAAGTATATAGTTTGACAATGCCTATTCATATGAACCAAACACCTTATGATGGTTCGATGCGGATGCCGCCATTTCATGTATTGACTCGTGACGGTGGGGACTATGCTGCAGGGGCAAAAAAGCCAGGTGGGTTTCAGTTTTCAGATGGATATGTTTTTTTAAACACCCATGGCGCAACGCATATGGACGCACTTTCTCATGTTTGGTATGACCAGCAACTCTATAATGGTTATTCTGAGGATTCCGTCAAAAGTAAAGGAGCCAAGCACTGTGGAATTGAAAAGGTAAAAGGAATTACAACGAGAGCCGTTTTACTTGATCTTCCTACGTTTAAAGGAGTAGAACATTTAGAAGGTGGTGAAGTTATCACCCCTGAAATGCTAGACGAGTGTGCAGCATCGCAAGGCATAAAGGTTAAACCAGGAGATATGGTATTCATCCGGACAGGCTGGCTAAAAATGCTCGATAAAGACCCCCAATTATTTGAACACTCAGAACCAGGGATTGGTGAAGCTTGTGTTCAATGGATCTATGAAAAAGAAATTATCGGTATAGCTACAGATAATTTAGCGGTAGAAGTTAAGCCAGAAGAAAGAAAAGATGCGGTTCTTCCTGTGCATATGAAAGCGCTCCGCGATTTGGGAGTTTATTTTATGGAGCTGTTTAATTTCGAAGAGCTGGCAAAGGATCAGGTGTATGAATGTATGTTTGTAGCTGCGCCACTTTCCATAACAGGTGCTGTTGGAAGTCCAATTAACCCGCTCGCAATCGTCTAA
- a CDS encoding NADH:flavin oxidoreductase, whose amino-acid sequence MEENRVFEPIQISCVTVPNRIVMAPMDTNLATKDGYVTDELIDYYAKRAAGGVGLITVENTSVSAKRMVKNEYSLALYDDRFIDGLSKLASAIKREGAVASLQLGDCLYLSNRKPSDLSLEEVEEVIDDFTEAAVRVKEAGFQIVDFHMAHRYTVADFLSKYANKRTDQYGGNAAGRAKLAEMIVRKTKERLGEDFPVICRINGDEYMVGGNTLVDATYISKKLVRAGADAIHVSAGGRLELGGNRSYSSYRQVATHDMQDGLNVHLAEQIKKHINVPVITVGKIGSPSLIEDIIQNEKADMVALGRAVIADAEFVNKMKNNEKHRKCIWKNDCVRLYLKNEPVKCVTYEGK is encoded by the coding sequence ATGGAAGAAAATAGAGTGTTTGAGCCTATTCAAATTAGTTGCGTTACCGTTCCGAATCGAATTGTCATGGCACCAATGGATACGAATCTAGCAACAAAAGATGGTTATGTAACGGACGAATTAATCGATTATTATGCCAAAAGAGCTGCTGGGGGGGTAGGTTTAATCACAGTAGAAAACACATCGGTAAGCGCAAAACGAATGGTAAAAAACGAATATAGTTTAGCCTTATATGATGATCGTTTTATAGATGGATTATCAAAGCTTGCCTCAGCAATTAAAAGAGAAGGGGCCGTTGCCTCTTTACAATTAGGGGATTGTTTATATCTTTCTAACCGAAAACCGAGTGATCTATCATTGGAAGAAGTAGAAGAAGTCATCGATGACTTTACTGAAGCAGCTGTTCGTGTAAAAGAAGCTGGGTTTCAAATTGTCGATTTTCACATGGCGCACAGGTATACGGTTGCCGACTTCTTATCTAAATACGCAAATAAAAGAACCGATCAATATGGTGGAAATGCAGCAGGCCGTGCTAAATTAGCGGAGATGATCGTACGTAAAACGAAGGAACGATTAGGAGAGGACTTTCCAGTTATTTGCCGGATTAATGGAGATGAATATATGGTCGGCGGAAACACATTAGTTGACGCAACTTACATTAGTAAAAAGTTGGTGAGAGCTGGTGCAGATGCAATACATGTTTCAGCTGGAGGGAGACTTGAACTTGGAGGAAACCGTTCCTATAGTTCTTATCGTCAAGTGGCGACACATGATATGCAAGATGGTCTAAATGTTCATTTAGCTGAACAAATAAAAAAGCATATAAACGTTCCCGTTATCACGGTCGGTAAGATTGGTTCTCCATCCTTAATTGAAGATATTATTCAAAATGAAAAAGCGGATATGGTTGCTTTAGGAAGAGCTGTTATTGCTGATGCTGAGTTTGTTAATAAAATGAAAAACAATGAAAAGCATAGAAAATGTATTTGGAAAAATGATTGCGTCCGTTTATATTTAAAAAATGAACCTGTTAAATGTGTCACTTACGAAGGGAAATAA
- a CDS encoding short-chain fatty acid transporter translates to MNEKGELTLERLTTFFTKIMHRYLPEPFTIAIVLTIVTVVLAMGIQGTGFIETTVYWGNGFWDLLTFTMQMSVILLTGYVLAKTPIVDRLLNKAIAPIKTPAMAIIMATLIAGIGTFINWGFGLVIGAIVARKIALHVKGVHYPLIIAAAYSGFVLYGSGISGSVPITISTPGHFLEEQMGVIPLSETIFSLPMMLTTLAILITLPIFNVLIHPKRKEDIIEIAQPDVQVHEQSEIAATTVEEDTFASKMNNSKILGIGIGVLGLIYTVSYFSTGNSLNINSLNFIMLFLGMLLMGTPARYFNSLLEGIKSIAGLVIQFPFYAGIIGILAGTGLGTTIAQWFVTISTPESLPFWSLISAYFVNLLAPSGGGQWAIQGPVMIEAAKELGASTIKTAMSVQLGDAWNNMIQPFLLLPVLAIAGLKLKDIMGYLVMIMFWIGIVFCTAILLWGYLG, encoded by the coding sequence ATGAATGAAAAAGGAGAGTTGACATTGGAAAGATTAACGACGTTTTTTACAAAAATCATGCACAGGTATTTACCTGAGCCATTTACGATCGCAATTGTATTAACTATTGTAACTGTAGTACTCGCCATGGGCATTCAAGGAACAGGTTTTATTGAAACAACGGTTTATTGGGGAAATGGTTTTTGGGATTTGCTAACATTTACGATGCAAATGAGCGTTATCCTCTTAACAGGATATGTACTTGCCAAAACGCCAATTGTTGACCGGCTCCTAAATAAAGCGATAGCACCTATTAAAACCCCAGCGATGGCGATTATTATGGCAACATTAATTGCTGGAATCGGTACTTTTATCAATTGGGGATTTGGCTTAGTTATCGGTGCAATTGTTGCTAGAAAAATTGCGTTACATGTAAAAGGCGTTCATTACCCCCTTATCATTGCAGCTGCATATAGTGGCTTTGTATTGTATGGATCAGGAATATCGGGGAGTGTACCTATCACCATTTCAACGCCAGGTCACTTTCTCGAGGAGCAAATGGGTGTCATTCCGTTATCTGAAACAATCTTTTCTCTACCAATGATGTTAACAACATTAGCCATCTTAATTACACTACCAATCTTTAATGTTCTTATTCATCCAAAAAGAAAAGAAGATATTATTGAAATTGCCCAACCAGATGTCCAAGTTCACGAACAATCTGAAATTGCTGCCACAACAGTGGAAGAAGATACTTTCGCAAGTAAAATGAACAATAGTAAGATACTTGGTATTGGCATCGGGGTCCTCGGACTTATTTATACTGTCAGCTATTTTTCAACTGGAAACTCGCTTAATATTAATTCCTTAAACTTTATTATGTTATTTCTAGGAATGCTACTAATGGGGACTCCAGCTCGTTATTTCAATTCTTTACTTGAGGGGATTAAAAGTATTGCTGGATTAGTTATTCAATTTCCATTCTATGCTGGGATCATTGGTATTTTGGCAGGTACTGGTTTAGGAACAACGATCGCGCAATGGTTTGTGACGATTTCTACTCCTGAGAGTTTACCATTTTGGAGCTTAATTAGTGCCTACTTCGTTAATTTATTAGCACCTTCTGGTGGAGGACAATGGGCCATTCAAGGACCTGTTATGATTGAAGCAGCGAAAGAGCTTGGTGCCTCTACTATAAAAACAGCGATGAGTGTACAATTAGGTGATGCTTGGAATAATATGATCCAGCCATTCTTACTACTTCCTGTATTAGCCATAGCAGGATTGAAGTTAAAAGATATTATGGGGTACTTAGTCATGATTATGTTTTGGATTGGGATCGTATTTTGCACAGCAATTTTATTATGGGGTTATTTAGGTTAA
- the bshB2 gene encoding bacillithiol biosynthesis deacetylase BshB2 has product MEDHLLVILPHPDDESFGAAGTMLSFKENGGKVTYACMTLGEMGRNMGNPPFANRETLPQLRKQELEAAAEILKIDDLILMGLRDKTIEFEDENKLAERISKLIEDRKPTLVITFYPGYAVHPDHDACGAVVIKAVASMPKEQRPTVHALAFSKECIDDLGEPQIINDISRFHQQKLDALKAHKTQTQEVVSQTEIALKEGTGEVLDRFKFERFWIYSFDD; this is encoded by the coding sequence ATGGAGGATCATTTATTAGTCATTTTACCGCATCCAGATGACGAGTCATTCGGGGCTGCAGGAACGATGTTATCTTTTAAAGAAAATGGTGGAAAAGTTACATACGCATGTATGACCTTAGGAGAAATGGGACGAAATATGGGGAACCCACCGTTTGCTAACCGAGAAACATTACCCCAGTTACGCAAACAAGAGCTTGAAGCCGCTGCCGAAATTTTAAAAATTGATGACCTCATCCTTATGGGACTAAGAGATAAGACGATTGAGTTTGAAGATGAAAATAAATTAGCCGAGCGAATTAGTAAATTAATAGAAGATCGCAAGCCGACTCTCGTCATTACATTTTACCCAGGATATGCCGTACACCCTGACCACGATGCCTGTGGTGCCGTCGTGATAAAGGCTGTCGCTTCGATGCCAAAGGAGCAACGTCCAACGGTACATGCACTAGCCTTTTCAAAAGAATGCATCGATGATTTAGGTGAACCACAAATTATTAATGATATCAGTCGCTTTCATCAGCAGAAGCTAGATGCCTTAAAAGCACATAAAACACAAACTCAAGAAGTGGTTAGCCAAACTGAAATTGCATTAAAAGAAGGAACCGGCGAAGTGTTAGATCGCTTTAAATTCGAGCGGTTTTGGATTTATTCTTTTGATGATTAA
- a CDS encoding YojF family protein codes for MEVINQASIQEIINQYANQEMYIHLETTNGAYTAFRNGTPFTSGVFIRNGKVQYEHGKITGNNPYRVGLKIDLGWIYAEGLTHCHITDDQLLLAGLDDQGRLAVSFQLSPHPFK; via the coding sequence TTGGAAGTAATTAATCAAGCGTCGATACAGGAAATTATTAATCAATACGCTAATCAAGAAATGTATATCCACCTTGAAACGACCAATGGAGCATATACTGCTTTTCGGAACGGTACCCCTTTTACATCTGGTGTATTTATCCGAAATGGGAAAGTACAATATGAACATGGCAAAATCACTGGGAATAATCCATATCGGGTTGGGTTGAAAATAGATCTCGGTTGGATTTATGCTGAAGGTCTCACCCATTGCCACATTACAGATGATCAATTACTGCTTGCTGGATTAGATGATCAAGGGCGTTTAGCCGTTTCATTTCAGTTAAGTCCACATCCATTCAAATAA
- a CDS encoding 7TM diverse intracellular signaling domain-containing protein — protein MKKKIIFFLISILIISAILVFSSYERPERMPTAEGGQLDLTEISIKEVGPISLAGEWYFSWEQWLDPSGPNNTGERVLIDMPSKWNGQIWNGESLSGDGYATYHINIFISEVDVGKMLGLYLPNAFTSYKVWVNGRQLGEAGSPGQSRERTVPAYLPQVVYFEPQEQEIDLVFHVANFHHSKGGLWRSIRLGEDKAITSLREKQLAFEMFLIGSLFVMGLYHLGLYILRRKEKSTLYFGLFCLVIGLRAMMVGEVFFIQVFPQFPWEWIKKIEYICFYIGVPLFVSFARQLYPDEIHKLISRPLWGIASLFVAFILVTPARIFTMTLTVYQIITVIVIVVVIVSGFKAMKNKRDMSALNFGVGIFYVLTVINDFLFYNQIIITRELSPFGLFIFLFAQSFHLSTQFSRAFSKVEEVTQQLQELNQNLEKKVEERTIGLEKSQKETVEALIEMSVLEERNRIAHEIHDITGHSLTTVIVQLEAGKRLSKSQPNEAFEKMKLSQELLRKGLQRIRESVRILGEVQETMNMEEALTMLIEDTMKATGVLITTKIEEVPKLNHAQKKVIYYALQEGLTNGIRHGNSTHFHFTLQTKGSYLQFKLVDNGTGMEKVEFGFGLSAMRNRIHMINGDVSLNTEKGKGCQLVITLPLDQEFSKIKDG, from the coding sequence ATGAAGAAGAAAATCATCTTTTTTTTAATTTCAATTCTAATCATTTCTGCTATTCTTGTATTTTCTTCTTACGAGCGTCCCGAGAGGATGCCAACAGCAGAAGGTGGTCAGTTAGACTTAACAGAGATCTCAATTAAAGAGGTTGGACCCATTTCTTTAGCTGGAGAATGGTATTTTAGCTGGGAACAATGGTTAGACCCTTCAGGACCAAACAATACAGGCGAACGGGTACTCATTGACATGCCATCAAAGTGGAATGGCCAAATATGGAATGGTGAGTCATTATCAGGAGATGGATATGCGACCTATCATATTAATATTTTCATTTCTGAAGTTGATGTCGGGAAAATGCTAGGTCTTTACTTACCAAATGCTTTTACTTCTTATAAAGTTTGGGTGAACGGAAGGCAACTCGGTGAAGCTGGGTCCCCTGGACAATCTCGGGAAAGGACAGTCCCTGCATACTTACCACAAGTAGTTTACTTTGAACCACAAGAGCAAGAAATTGATCTCGTTTTTCATGTTGCAAATTTTCATCACTCAAAAGGTGGACTTTGGCGAAGTATAAGGTTAGGGGAAGATAAGGCAATTACGAGTTTGCGCGAAAAACAGTTAGCTTTTGAAATGTTTCTTATCGGAAGTCTTTTTGTGATGGGGCTTTACCATTTAGGGTTATATATATTAAGAAGAAAAGAAAAATCAACGTTATATTTTGGACTGTTTTGTCTCGTCATTGGACTACGTGCAATGATGGTTGGCGAAGTTTTTTTTATACAAGTATTCCCACAATTCCCGTGGGAGTGGATTAAGAAAATTGAATATATCTGTTTTTATATTGGCGTACCCTTATTTGTCTCTTTCGCTAGGCAACTGTACCCTGATGAAATTCATAAATTAATAAGCCGTCCACTTTGGGGAATTGCGAGTTTATTTGTTGCCTTCATTCTTGTGACACCTGCACGAATTTTTACCATGACATTAACGGTTTATCAAATCATTACGGTAATTGTGATTGTCGTTGTGATTGTATCAGGATTTAAAGCGATGAAGAATAAACGTGATATGTCGGCACTAAATTTTGGGGTCGGAATTTTCTATGTTTTAACGGTGATTAATGACTTCTTGTTCTATAATCAGATTATTATTACGAGAGAACTGTCCCCGTTTGGATTATTTATCTTTTTATTTGCGCAATCTTTTCATTTATCGACTCAATTTTCCCGTGCTTTTTCGAAAGTTGAAGAGGTCACACAGCAACTTCAAGAGTTAAATCAAAATTTGGAAAAGAAAGTGGAGGAACGAACGATCGGACTAGAAAAATCACAAAAAGAAACCGTTGAAGCATTAATTGAAATGTCTGTACTTGAGGAGAGAAACCGGATTGCGCATGAAATTCATGATATAACAGGGCACTCTTTGACAACGGTCATCGTTCAACTTGAGGCTGGAAAACGTCTCTCTAAATCCCAACCAAATGAAGCGTTTGAAAAAATGAAGCTGTCGCAAGAGTTATTACGAAAAGGTTTACAAAGAATTAGAGAATCGGTAAGAATACTTGGGGAAGTTCAAGAAACCATGAATATGGAAGAAGCCTTGACGATGCTGATAGAAGATACGATGAAGGCAACAGGTGTATTAATAACAACGAAAATAGAAGAAGTACCAAAGTTAAACCACGCTCAAAAGAAAGTCATTTATTATGCACTTCAAGAAGGGTTAACCAACGGAATTCGTCACGGGAATAGTACGCATTTTCACTTTACATTACAAACAAAAGGATCTTATTTACAATTCAAACTCGTCGATAACGGGACCGGGATGGAAAAGGTTGAATTTGGTTTCGGGTTAAGTGCAATGAGAAATCGAATTCATATGATAAACGGAGATGTTTCATTAAATACGGAAAAAGGAAAAGGATGCCAATTAGTTATTACTTTGCCTTTAGACCAAGAATTTTCTAAAATAAAGGATGGATAA
- a CDS encoding inositol monophosphatase family protein: MNEWLTIKEHIKTWVKEVGKEQLIRMEQPFQMKSKSSDIDLVTEVDEWSEQYLMDKIKSQYPHHAIMTEESGWHEGQAEYEWVIDPIDGTVNFAHRFPFFCISIGVKFQGETVIGVVYVPKIDEMYEAIKGSGATLNGKPITVSRTERLNQAVVATGFPYDRATDPNNNVNHFNAIITKVGGIRRTGSAAIDLCQVAAGRFDGYWELKLQEWDICAGLLIIEEANGKTFSYKQEKGYQVLVGNPAVFNELSGILNWE; this comes from the coding sequence ATGAACGAATGGTTAACGATAAAAGAACATATTAAGACATGGGTAAAAGAAGTAGGAAAAGAACAATTAATTCGAATGGAACAACCTTTTCAGATGAAATCGAAGTCATCTGACATCGATTTAGTAACAGAGGTCGATGAGTGGAGTGAACAATACTTGATGGATAAAATTAAAAGTCAGTATCCTCATCATGCGATTATGACAGAAGAAAGCGGTTGGCATGAAGGACAAGCTGAGTATGAATGGGTTATCGACCCTATTGATGGTACCGTTAACTTTGCCCATCGTTTCCCATTTTTCTGTATATCGATCGGTGTAAAGTTTCAAGGAGAAACGGTGATCGGTGTTGTATACGTCCCAAAGATAGACGAAATGTATGAAGCAATCAAAGGGAGCGGAGCAACACTTAATGGAAAGCCAATTACCGTTTCAAGGACAGAACGGTTAAATCAAGCTGTTGTAGCGACGGGCTTTCCTTATGATCGTGCGACTGACCCGAATAATAATGTTAATCATTTTAATGCGATCATTACAAAAGTTGGTGGCATCAGAAGGACAGGGAGTGCTGCTATCGATTTATGCCAAGTAGCAGCTGGTCGATTTGATGGGTATTGGGAATTAAAACTGCAAGAGTGGGATATTTGTGCAGGCTTATTAATAATAGAAGAAGCAAATGGTAAGACGTTCAGCTATAAACAAGAAAAAGGGTATCAAGTACTTGTCGGTAATCCTGCTGTCTTTAATGAACTGAGTGGTATCCTCAATTGGGAGTAG
- a CDS encoding uracil-DNA glycosylase, translating to MFIVKKEWSAVLKSEFTKEYFVSLQQFLKEEYIKETIFPNQPDIFNAFEYTPYSEVKVVILGQDPYHGPNQAHGLSFSVQSGEKLPPSLKNIYKELHIDIGCDIGKNGCLVKWAEQGVLLLNTVLTVKQGEPNSHKGIGWETFTDRVIEKLNERKKPIVFILWGRHAQTKEALIQAPHHYIIKSPHPSPLSANRGFFGSKPFSKINRWLMEKGEEPIDWQIE from the coding sequence TTGTTTATAGTAAAGAAAGAATGGTCTGCTGTTTTAAAAAGCGAATTTACAAAAGAATATTTTGTAAGTTTGCAGCAATTTTTAAAAGAAGAATACATCAAAGAAACGATTTTCCCAAATCAACCTGATATTTTTAATGCTTTTGAATATACGCCCTATTCTGAAGTGAAGGTCGTTATCTTAGGACAAGACCCATATCATGGACCTAACCAAGCTCACGGTTTAAGTTTTTCGGTTCAATCAGGTGAAAAGTTGCCGCCGTCGCTCAAAAACATTTACAAAGAACTTCATATCGATATCGGTTGTGACATAGGAAAAAACGGATGCTTGGTTAAGTGGGCCGAGCAAGGAGTGCTGTTATTAAATACAGTTTTAACAGTGAAACAAGGTGAACCGAATTCACATAAAGGAATCGGTTGGGAGACGTTTACGGATCGAGTCATTGAAAAGCTTAATGAGCGAAAAAAACCGATCGTTTTTATTTTATGGGGACGTCATGCTCAAACGAAAGAAGCGCTTATTCAAGCTCCCCATCATTATATTATTAAATCGCCACATCCAAGTCCGTTGTCGGCAAACCGAGGTTTTTTTGGAAGCAAGCCGTTCTCCAAGATCAATCGGTGGCTAATGGAAAAAGGAGAAGAGCCGATCGATTGGCAAATTGAGTAG
- a CDS encoding ammonium transporter — translation MEQILMDNLWVIIGTFLVLLMQGGFILLEAGSTRMKNAGHIAGKTIFTISLGSIIFWAVGWGFIYGDSAGGFIGISEFFFGDASAPDGGLAGSVDFMFQMMFALIALTIAFGGFAERAKLSAYVIFAVLFSALVYPVVAHWVWGDGWLGGLGKQDFAGSTVVHLTGAMAALAATIILKPRIGKYNKDGSSNDLAGHNQVYTALGVLLLWVGWFGFNGASTFEVADAFFGYVLLNTQLAAAAGAIAAMFLIWMMSGKADVPTTLNGALAGLVAITASCGFVAPWAAVIIGIIGGLIVVVSMKIFDRAKIDDPIFALSVHGMAGIWGTLSTGFFAVPALSTEIGWGQAGLFYGGGFTQLGVQTLGVVAGGIYAFVVSFAILFVMNKVMGGLRVTEEEEIMGLDISEHGSYGYPENMSNEKTGA, via the coding sequence ATGGAACAAATTTTAATGGATAATTTGTGGGTCATCATTGGTACTTTTTTAGTTTTACTTATGCAGGGTGGATTTATTTTACTTGAAGCAGGTTCGACTCGAATGAAAAATGCGGGTCACATCGCAGGAAAAACCATTTTCACGATTAGTCTTGGTTCAATTATTTTCTGGGCAGTAGGTTGGGGCTTCATATATGGAGATAGTGCAGGAGGGTTTATCGGAATATCTGAATTCTTCTTCGGAGATGCTTCAGCACCAGATGGTGGATTAGCAGGATCAGTAGACTTTATGTTCCAAATGATGTTTGCACTTATTGCTTTAACGATTGCTTTCGGTGGTTTCGCTGAGCGTGCGAAATTATCAGCTTATGTCATATTCGCTGTTTTATTCTCGGCTCTCGTATATCCAGTAGTAGCACACTGGGTTTGGGGTGATGGTTGGTTAGGAGGACTTGGTAAACAAGACTTTGCAGGTTCAACTGTTGTTCACTTAACAGGGGCAATGGCAGCTCTTGCAGCAACAATCATTTTAAAACCACGTATTGGTAAATATAATAAGGATGGTTCATCGAACGATTTAGCAGGTCATAACCAAGTGTACACAGCTTTAGGGGTTCTTCTTCTCTGGGTAGGTTGGTTTGGATTTAACGGAGCGAGTACATTTGAAGTAGCAGATGCATTCTTTGGATATGTTCTTCTTAACACGCAATTAGCAGCAGCAGCAGGGGCAATTGCCGCGATGTTCTTAATTTGGATGATGAGTGGAAAAGCAGACGTACCAACAACATTGAACGGGGCATTAGCAGGTCTAGTTGCGATTACAGCATCATGTGGTTTCGTAGCACCTTGGGCAGCGGTTATTATCGGTATCATTGGTGGATTGATTGTGGTAGTTAGTATGAAAATCTTTGATCGTGCGAAAATTGATGATCCGATCTTCGCCTTATCTGTTCACGGTATGGCAGGGATTTGGGGCACACTTTCAACTGGTTTCTTTGCAGTACCAGCATTATCAACTGAAATTGGCTGGGGTCAAGCTGGATTATTTTACGGTGGTGGATTTACACAATTAGGTGTTCAAACGTTAGGTGTTGTCGCTGGTGGTATATACGCATTTGTTGTATCATTTGCTATCCTATTCGTAATGAACAAAGTAATGGGAGGACTTCGTGTAACGGAAGAAGAAGAAATTATGGGTCTAGACATCAGTGAACATGGAAGCTATGGTTACCCTGAAAACATGTCTAATGAGAAAACAGGCGCATAA
- a CDS encoding DUF294 nucleotidyltransferase-like domain-containing protein, producing MRQPVVETYEQLNIWRTSYIQQVKYDHTKLNDFHDQLIKRTVKLAIERITSEWGPPPTHFAFFMMGSAARFEQAIWSDQDHGLVFESEHNQENEYFLKLGNEISSGLERVGYVKCDGFVMASNKRWCKPFSSWELQLQDWMDEESFETLRHLLTFFDSRVFIGEPRLLENLKEVIFAELKKNPALIQRFYDNVERRKKAIGIFGQLLLESYGPHSNVIHLKNTVLFPYVNSLRLLALQEKIKSPQTLARFEELPESLNEVKQLKETFQKLLQFRLRFQGNEKSYETIHLLKVHMLSPSDKEELKGYIKDGARLYKLTKRHIDKGCGMK from the coding sequence ATGAGGCAACCTGTCGTTGAAACGTATGAACAGCTCAACATATGGAGAACTTCATATATTCAACAGGTTAAGTATGATCATACGAAGTTAAATGACTTTCACGATCAACTCATAAAGCGAACGGTGAAATTAGCAATTGAAAGAATAACAAGTGAGTGGGGCCCTCCCCCTACTCACTTTGCTTTCTTTATGATGGGAAGCGCGGCTCGCTTTGAACAAGCAATATGGAGCGATCAAGATCATGGTCTCGTATTTGAATCAGAACATAATCAAGAAAATGAGTACTTTTTAAAATTAGGAAATGAAATTTCAAGCGGTCTTGAACGTGTTGGGTACGTTAAATGCGATGGTTTCGTGATGGCTTCGAATAAGCGATGGTGTAAACCTTTTTCATCATGGGAATTGCAGCTTCAAGATTGGATGGATGAGGAGAGTTTTGAGACATTGCGCCATTTACTTACATTTTTTGACTCAAGAGTATTTATTGGCGAGCCTCGTTTACTTGAAAACTTGAAAGAAGTGATTTTTGCCGAACTTAAGAAAAACCCTGCGCTCATTCAACGGTTTTATGACAATGTTGAACGACGTAAAAAAGCGATTGGGATTTTCGGACAATTGCTTTTAGAATCTTACGGTCCTCATTCTAACGTTATTCATTTAAAAAATACCGTTCTCTTTCCGTATGTAAATTCGTTAAGGCTATTAGCCTTACAAGAAAAAATAAAGAGTCCTCAAACGTTAGCGAGATTTGAAGAACTTCCTGAGAGCCTTAATGAGGTTAAACAATTAAAGGAAACATTTCAAAAGCTTCTTCAATTTCGGCTCCGTTTCCAGGGAAATGAAAAAAGCTATGAAACTATTCATCTATTAAAAGTCCATATGTTATCACCTTCCGACAAAGAAGAGCTTAAAGGTTACATTAAAGACGGTGCTCGCCTTTACAAACTAACAAAAAGACACATCGATAAAGGGTGTGGCATGAAGTGA
- a CDS encoding exonuclease domain-containing protein — MINNMIQYVKQLSGKLSPNVYTAVQQQSNAAQLAYMRQLQKELKKQSVLNQSFDDLEVVIFDIETTGFYPDRGDKIISIGAVKVKGTSMVDADGYYSLVHHDQPLSEEVASLTGLKSEHLQVAPTIDKVLDTFFKYVEGRTLVAHHAQHEKAFMQHVSWHILRTNFIHRVIDTSFLIKITSPNQSLVTLDECCHFYNVPISSRHHALEDAKMTAELWIRNVEKVQQLGFQTLQEVYTELAK; from the coding sequence GTGATTAATAATATGATCCAATATGTGAAGCAGCTGTCAGGAAAATTAAGTCCAAATGTATATACAGCGGTTCAGCAACAATCTAATGCTGCGCAGCTGGCGTATATGAGACAACTTCAAAAAGAGTTAAAAAAGCAAAGTGTGTTAAACCAATCATTTGATGATTTAGAAGTTGTTATTTTTGATATTGAAACAACGGGGTTTTACCCTGATCGCGGGGATAAGATTATTTCAATCGGTGCTGTAAAAGTAAAAGGAACATCGATGGTAGACGCTGATGGGTATTACTCATTAGTGCATCATGATCAGCCACTATCAGAAGAAGTTGCTTCGCTAACAGGCCTAAAAAGTGAACATTTACAAGTAGCACCAACGATTGATAAAGTACTTGATACGTTTTTCAAATATGTAGAAGGTCGTACGTTAGTTGCTCACCACGCTCAACATGAAAAAGCATTTATGCAACATGTTTCATGGCACATTTTAAGGACGAACTTTATCCACCGTGTCATAGATACATCGTTTCTAATAAAAATAACATCTCCTAATCAGAGCTTAGTAACATTAGATGAATGTTGTCACTTTTACAATGTCCCTATTTCGTCCCGCCATCATGCGTTAGAGGATGCTAAAATGACAGCGGAACTATGGAT